Proteins encoded in a region of the Zea mays cultivar B73 chromosome 2, Zm-B73-REFERENCE-NAM-5.0, whole genome shotgun sequence genome:
- the LOC100274578 gene encoding uncharacterized protein LOC100274578 yields the protein MAGWCEQAVALLQRPAVAEMAVDVLLCAVPIWAAVMIGLVVGWSWRPRWTGLLFLGLRSRLRILWVPPGLGARRLWFACTALSACSVATKLISSAFRRCRGKHQDRASPDDDAAATRDGGCRADGRTNFEGEHDTVTEKDLEHLLQLLDNKESGDTAWQNLMERRTSNMTYNAWRREPEEGPIMYCSRTIFEDATPELVRDFFWDGDFRLKWDPMLAYCKSLDEFPQNGATIVHWIKKFPFFCSDREYIFGGRIWESGKTYYCVTKGVPYPSLPKKEKPRRVELYFSSWRIRAVQSPKHVGQQSACEVTLVHYEDMGIPKDVARVAVRHGMWGAVKKLQSGFRAYQQMRHTETTLSHSVIMARMTTKISITASNDPLDHDLSVADKISDENDSSNAVQHGFDWKWLVVGGAVAAVCVLNTGLVGKAVLLGAARRQAKK from the exons ATGGCGGGTTGgtgcgagcaggcggtggcgctgCTACAGCGCCCCGCGGTGGCGGAGATGGCCGTCGACGTGCTGCTCTGCGCGGTGCCGATCTGGGCCGCCGTCATGATCGGCCTCGTCGTCGGCTGGTCCTGGCGCCCGCGCTGGACGGGACTGCTCTTCCTCGGCCTCCGGAGCCGCCTCCGCATCCTCTGGGTGCCGCCAGGCCTCGGGGCCCGGCGGCTCTGGTTCGCCTGCACCGCGCTCTCCGCCTGCTCCGTCGCGACCAAGCTCATCTCCTCCGCATTCCGCCGCTGCAGAGGCAAGCACCAGGACAGGGCCTCCCCCGACGATGATGCCGCTGCGACCAGAGACGGCGGATGTCGCGCCGACGGCAG AACAAATTTTGAGGGTGAGCATGATACAGTCACTGAGAAGGACCTAGAACATCTCCTGCAACTTTTAGATAATAAGGAAAGCGGGGATACAGCTTGGCAGAATTTGATGGAGCGTAGAACCTCCAACATGACATACAATGCCTGGCGGCGTGAGCCTGAG GAGGGACCTATAATGTACTGCAGCCGCACTATTTTTGAGGATGCTACTCCTGAACTGGTTAGAGATTTCTTCTGGGATGGTGATTTTCGTCTAAAGTGGGATCCCATGCTTGCATATTGCAAATCTTTGGATGAGTTCCCTCAGAATGGAGCAACAATTGTCCACTGGATAAAAAAG TTCCCGTTCTTTTGCAGTGACCGTGAATACATCTTTGGAGGACGCATATGGGAATCTGGGAAGACTTACTATTGTGTTACTAAG GGTGTTCCATATCCATCATTGCCCAAGAAAGAAAAACCGAGGCGTGTGGAGCTGTACTTCTCAAGTTGGCGTATTAGAGCTG TTCAATCGCCTAAACATGTGGGTCAGCAATCTGCGTGTGAAGTAACTTTGGTTCACTATGAGGACATGGGTATACCAAAAGATGTAGCCCGGGTTGCTGTTCGTCATGGCATGTGGGGTGCTGTTAAGAAACTTCAGTCTGGATTCAGAGCATACCAGCAAATGAGACACACAGAAACTACCCTGTCACACAGCGTCATCATGGCTCGAATGACCACCAAGATATCCATCACAGCTTCAAATGATCCCTTGGACCATGACCTCTCGGTTGCCGATAAAATCAGTGACGAGAATGACAGCTCCAATGCAGTTCAACATGGTTTTGATTGGAAgtggttggtggttgggggtgcaGTGGCTGCGGTTTGTGTGCTCAACACCGGTCTGGTAGGCAAGGCCGTCTTGCTTGGAGCAGCGAGAAGGCAAGCAAAGAAGTGA
- the LOC103646110 gene encoding aquaporin TIP2-3-like, giving the protein MVKPAFGSFGDSFSAASLKAYAAEFIATLLFVFAGVGSAIAYSQLTKGGALDPAGLVAIAIAHAFALFVGVSMAANISGGHLNPAVTFGLAVGGHITILTGVFYWVAQLLGASVACLLLQFVTHGQAIPTHGVSGISEIEGVVMEIVITFALVYTVYATAADPKKGSLGTIAPIAIGFIVGANILAAGPFSGGSMNPARSFGPAVAAGNFAGNWVYWVGPLIGGGLAGLVYGDVFIASYQPVGQQEYP; this is encoded by the exons ATGGTGAAGCCTGCATTTGGAAGCTTCGGCGACTCTTTCAGCGCCGCGTCCCTCAAGGCCTATGCGGCCGAGTTCATTGCCACGCTCCTCTTCGTGTTCGCCGGCGTCGGGTCCGCCATTGCCTACT CGCAACTGACAAAGGGTGGCGCTCTGGACCCCGCCGGCCTGGTGGCCATCGCCATCGCCCATGCGTTCGCGCTCTTCGTCGGTGTCTCCATGGCCGCCAACATCTCCGGCGGCCACCTGAACCCCGCCGTCACCTTCGGCCTCGCCGTCGGCGGCCACATCACCATCCTCACCGGCGTTTTCTACTGGGTCGCCCAGCTGCTCGGCGCCTCCGTGGCGTGCCTTCTCCTGCAGTTCGTCACCCACGGACAG GCTATCCCGACACACGGCGTCTCCGGTATCAGCGAGATCGAGGGCGTGGTGATGGAGATCGTGATCACCTTCGCGCTCGTGTACACCGTGTACGCCACCGCGGCCGACCCGAAGAAGGGGTCCCTCGGCACCATCGCGCCCATCGCCATCGGCTTCATCGTCGGCGCCAACATCCTGGCCGCCGGCCCCTTCAGCGGCGGCTCCATGAACCCGGCCCGCTCGTTCGGCCCCGCCGTGGCGGCCGGCAACTTCGCCGGCAACTGGGTCTACTGGGTCGGCCCCCTCATCGGCGGCGGCCTGGCCGGGCTCGTCTACGGCGACGTGTTCATCGCCTCCTACCAGCCGGTCGGCCAGCAGGAGTACCCATGA